One window from the genome of Salvia splendens isolate huo1 chromosome 9, SspV2, whole genome shotgun sequence encodes:
- the LOC121747044 gene encoding uncharacterized protein LOC121747044 isoform X1, translating to MLFNAKRILVVLCISNILTKKMLLYCCIFLMVVLVGWVFSLLLLGWGFESPSVRETLPLSDPKSRWLSSLIISISLVCGVYLVRSAWLRKDFIKFSPVFGQKTADQDTISHECKDNWRPMGTEALPKGIVSVSSNLEMHPLWGPVSENNKSHQPTGLLAMAVGIDQKGVVNQIVKKFLENDFVVMLFHYDGVVEKWNDLEWSDRAIHVSVVNQTKWWFAKRFLHPDIVDDYEYIFLWDEDLKLDNFHPARYLSIVKEEGLEISQPALDPGKSEVHHPITVRRQRSRCHRRYYKFKGGGRCDENSTAPPCVGWVELMAPVFSRAAWRCVWHLIQNDLIHAWGLDRQLGYCAQGDRTAKVGVVDEEYIVHLGLPTLGGFLDRSKEKAELGDQSSRSKSLSDSESLEGDMYKFDNRSAVRLRSYIEMGLFRDRWNKAVNEDECWVDPIKQPACTTKC from the exons ATGCTATTCAATGCTAAGAGAATACTCGTAGTATTATGTATATCCAATATTTTAACAAAGAAAATGTTGTTGTATTGTTGTATTTTCCTGATGGTCGTCTTAGTTGGTTGGGTGTTTTCCCTCCTACTATTAGGTTGGGGTTTCGAGTCACCTAGTGTGCGTGAG ACACTTCCCTTATCAGATCCTAAAAGCAGATGGCTAAGCAGCCTTATCATAAGCATCTCTTTGGTTTGTGGTGTTTACTTGGTTAGAAGTGCATGGCTGAGGAAAGATTTCATCAAG TTTTCACCTGTATTTGGGCAGAAGACAGCAGATCAAGATACAATTTCTCATGAATGCAAG GATAATTGGCGACCCATGGGCACTGAAGCTTTGCCAAAAGGAATTGTTTCAGTTTCGTCAAACTTGGAAATGCATCCGTTGTGGGGACCTGTTTCTGAGAAT AACAAATCACATCAGCCAACAGGTTTGCTGGCCATGGCAGTTGGGATAGATCAAAAGGGAGTAGTAAACCAAATAGTTAAAAAG TTTCTGGAAAATGATTTTGTTGTGATGCTTTTTCATTACGATGGGGTTGTGGAAAAATGGAATGATTTGGAATGGAGTGACAGGGCCATTCATGTCTCTGTTGTAAACCAAACAAAATG GTGGTTTGCCAAGCGGTTCCTACATCCGGATATTGTTGATGATTATGAGTATATATTTCTGTGGGATGAGGACCTCAAACTTGACAATTTTCATCCAGCAAG GTATCTATCTATAGTCAAGGAAGAAGGTCTCGAAATATCCCAGCCTGCCCTTGATCCTGGTAAATCTGAGGTGCATCATCCGATTACCGTACGCAGACAGAGGTCAAGGTGTCACAG GAGATACTATAAGTTTAAAGGTGGTGGAAGGTGTGATGAAAACAGTACAGCTCCCCCGTGTGTTGG CTGGGTGGAATTGATGGCACCTGTGTTCTCGAGAGCGGCCTGGCGTTGTGTTTGGCATTTAATACAA AATGACTTAATCCATGCTTGGGGCCTGGATAGGCAACTTGGTTATTGTGCGCAG GGTGATCGGACTGCTAAAGTTGGTGTGGTTGATGAGGAGTATATTGTTCATCTCGGTCTCCCTACTCTTGGTGGCTTTTTGGATAGAAGTAAG GAAAAGGCCGAGTTGGGTGATCAATCTTCTCGTTCTAAGAGTTTGTCAGATTCAGAGTCATTG GAAGGTGATATGTACAAATTTGATAACCGGTCTGCA GTGCGGCTACGATCCTATATTGAAATGGGTTTGTTTAGGGATAGGTGGAATAAAGCTGTTAATGAAGACGAATGCTGGGTCGACCCGATAAAACAGCCAGCCTGCACAACAAAATGTTAG
- the LOC121747045 gene encoding uncharacterized protein LOC121747045 has translation MPPINIKVLNNAMNLKLIKMDEDDKVTLDPNILKRVQYRRSSLKCYFFDWISLELYWCKYYPKPIHSRKEDNNSIPRLLVHQGVDAFQLIHFIPITSSAYVARLWLWLWLWLSSSVREKDPEGERRLKADVWLLGITALELAYGGLRITSRRELESIVTKLNVEDYPHLYRRVSIVTKSMWGQEL, from the exons ATGCCACCTATAAATATAAAAGTTTTAAACAATGCAATGAatctaaaattaattaagatgGATGAGGATGACAAGGTCACATTAGACCCCAACATCCTTAAACGAGTTCAGTACAGACGTTCATCCCTGAAATGTTATTTCTTTGATTGGATTTCTCTCGAACTCTACTGGTGCAAATACTACCCAAAGCCGATACACTCTAGGAAAGAAGATAATAACTCCATACCCCGTCTCCTTGTTCACCAAGGAGTGGACGCCTTCCAGCTGATCCATTTCATACCAATCACCTCCTCCGCCTACGTCGCTCGGCTCTGGCTCTGGCTCTGGCTCTGGCTCAGCTCCTCAGTCAG GGAAAAAGACCCTGAGGGCGAGCGACGACTGAAGGCGGATGTGTGGTTGCTAGGAATTACTGCCTTGGAATTGGCTTATGGTGGCCTCAGGATTACCAGCAGGAGAGAGCTAGAATCAATTGTGACAAAGTTAAATGTGGAggattatccacacttatataggcgAGTTAGTATCGTTACCAAGTCAATGTggggacaagaattatga
- the LOC121747310 gene encoding uncharacterized protein LOC121747310 produces the protein MASQHRSANDNDGSPLPDGSSDMVPNKGVIAAAGAGARRCWTEREETILMSAMKELAATGWKSDNGFRSGYLTRALEALKREFPKTDICVHPHIKSKITTWKKNYYSLMQILDRSGVGFNADGDFKIDIDDEQWTQVVAKDINAKYMRNKSWPMFNDWKEIFGKDRADGLNVMDTGEAVQKIYGSKADAGSSSAKSSPMTLDELFPDEVFTGGVVPEMVDESTSAPAPARLPARVPTKLYPKKRKAEDKMDSVLAMMNRIHEDTNERLKDISNRIGYEFDLSTKRTEVFNQLKGMAGLTIKQQFYAAKKLVKEPELMDLFRGLDEWARPAFVLDLLETDGMI, from the exons ATGGCATCTCAACACCGAAGCGCTAATGACAATGACGGGAGTCCATTACCAGATG GTAGCTCAGATATGGTGCCCAACAAAGGGGTAATAGCAGCTGCAGGTGCAGGTGCAAGACGTTGTTGGACAGAACGCGAGGAGACTATTCTTATGTCAGCCATGAAAGAGTTGGCTGCAACCGGTTGGAAGTCCGATAATGGGTTTCGTTCAGGTTATCTGACTCGTGCTCTGGAGGCACTTAAACGTGAATTTCCAAAAACTGATATTTGTGTTCACCCTCACATCAAGTCAAAAATCACCACCTGGAAAAAGAATTACTACTCTCTAATGCAAATACTTGACCGTAGTGGAGTTGGTTTCAATGCGGATGGTGACTTCAAGATAGACATCGATGATGAACAATGGACACAAGTTGTGGCG AAAGACATTAATGCCAAGTACATGAGGAATAAGTCGTGGCCAATGTTCAATGACTGGAAGGAGATTTTCGGCAAGGACCGTGCGGATGGGCTTAATGTAATGGACACCGGGGAGGCTGTTCAAAAGATATATGGTTCTAAGGCTGATGCTGGTTCAAGTTCAGCCAAATCTTCACCGATGACCTTAGATGAACTATTCCCAGATGAAGTTTTTACTGGAGGTGTAGTGCCTGAGATGGTAGATGAGAGCACCTCGGCCCCGGCACCAGCGAGACTACCTGCGAGGGTACCAACCAAATTGTATCCAAAAAAGAGGAAGGCCGAGGACAAGATGGACAGTGTCCTTGCTATGATGAATCGCATCCATGAAGACACCAATGAGCGGCTGAAGGACATATCTAACCGAATTGGTTATGAGTTTGATTTAAGCACAAAGAGAACCGAGGTCTTCAACCAGCTGAAAGGCATGGCCGGGCTCACCATCAAACAACAGTTTTATGCGGCAAAGAAGTTAGTAAAGGAGCCAGAGCTAATGGATCTGTTCAGGGGATTGGATGAATGGGCACGGCCGGCGTTTGTGCTTGATCTCTTGGAGACGGATGGAATGATTTGA
- the LOC121747044 gene encoding uncharacterized protein LOC121747044 isoform X2: MKSSCTLPLSDPKSRWLSSLIISISLVCGVYLVRSAWLRKDFIKFSPVFGQKTADQDTISHECKDNWRPMGTEALPKGIVSVSSNLEMHPLWGPVSENNKSHQPTGLLAMAVGIDQKGVVNQIVKKFLENDFVVMLFHYDGVVEKWNDLEWSDRAIHVSVVNQTKWWFAKRFLHPDIVDDYEYIFLWDEDLKLDNFHPARYLSIVKEEGLEISQPALDPGKSEVHHPITVRRQRSRCHRRYYKFKGGGRCDENSTAPPCVGWVELMAPVFSRAAWRCVWHLIQNDLIHAWGLDRQLGYCAQGDRTAKVGVVDEEYIVHLGLPTLGGFLDRSKEKAELGDQSSRSKSLSDSESLEGDMYKFDNRSAVRLRSYIEMGLFRDRWNKAVNEDECWVDPIKQPACTTKC, from the exons ATGAAGTCTTCCTGT ACACTTCCCTTATCAGATCCTAAAAGCAGATGGCTAAGCAGCCTTATCATAAGCATCTCTTTGGTTTGTGGTGTTTACTTGGTTAGAAGTGCATGGCTGAGGAAAGATTTCATCAAG TTTTCACCTGTATTTGGGCAGAAGACAGCAGATCAAGATACAATTTCTCATGAATGCAAG GATAATTGGCGACCCATGGGCACTGAAGCTTTGCCAAAAGGAATTGTTTCAGTTTCGTCAAACTTGGAAATGCATCCGTTGTGGGGACCTGTTTCTGAGAAT AACAAATCACATCAGCCAACAGGTTTGCTGGCCATGGCAGTTGGGATAGATCAAAAGGGAGTAGTAAACCAAATAGTTAAAAAG TTTCTGGAAAATGATTTTGTTGTGATGCTTTTTCATTACGATGGGGTTGTGGAAAAATGGAATGATTTGGAATGGAGTGACAGGGCCATTCATGTCTCTGTTGTAAACCAAACAAAATG GTGGTTTGCCAAGCGGTTCCTACATCCGGATATTGTTGATGATTATGAGTATATATTTCTGTGGGATGAGGACCTCAAACTTGACAATTTTCATCCAGCAAG GTATCTATCTATAGTCAAGGAAGAAGGTCTCGAAATATCCCAGCCTGCCCTTGATCCTGGTAAATCTGAGGTGCATCATCCGATTACCGTACGCAGACAGAGGTCAAGGTGTCACAG GAGATACTATAAGTTTAAAGGTGGTGGAAGGTGTGATGAAAACAGTACAGCTCCCCCGTGTGTTGG CTGGGTGGAATTGATGGCACCTGTGTTCTCGAGAGCGGCCTGGCGTTGTGTTTGGCATTTAATACAA AATGACTTAATCCATGCTTGGGGCCTGGATAGGCAACTTGGTTATTGTGCGCAG GGTGATCGGACTGCTAAAGTTGGTGTGGTTGATGAGGAGTATATTGTTCATCTCGGTCTCCCTACTCTTGGTGGCTTTTTGGATAGAAGTAAG GAAAAGGCCGAGTTGGGTGATCAATCTTCTCGTTCTAAGAGTTTGTCAGATTCAGAGTCATTG GAAGGTGATATGTACAAATTTGATAACCGGTCTGCA GTGCGGCTACGATCCTATATTGAAATGGGTTTGTTTAGGGATAGGTGGAATAAAGCTGTTAATGAAGACGAATGCTGGGTCGACCCGATAAAACAGCCAGCCTGCACAACAAAATGTTAG